The genomic stretch GGCCGAGTGAGCTTACTCGCGCGCAGTAAAGATACCGAGCATATTTGGTTATGGGTACAAGCATCAAAGCAGTGGCAAGCGGTGGACAGCAGCCAGCGAGTTGAGATCAATAAAGCCTATGCACTGGCCAGTAAACAACAAGCGCCAAGCTTATTGAATTTGCCTTTGTCGCTTTCAAAACTTGAATCTCAAACTAAAGCTCAAGAGCAAGACCAATCTCAAACACTGGAGGCCAAATAATGATGTCTCTTATGTGTCAATCAATTAAAAAAAATGCCGTTATCGCCTCATTGATCTTGACGGCGAGTATGATCTTTTCTGTCGGTGTGAATGCCAATACGGTTAATGCCAATAATGCGAACGCCAATGACTTATCATCGTTAAGTGCTAAGGCAAAAGCAGAACAAATCGTTGAAAATAAGCATAATCATCAACGAGTGGTACTTAGTGCCGAGCAACGTGCGAAGTTACAATCTCAACGCGATCAACTGGCAAAACAACTGGCGCAAATAGAAAAACAAAACGCCCAGCTGAGTGAGACATTTGCCACCAATGAAAAAATCTTGGCAGAAAAAAGCAAAACATTACAACTGGCTACGGGCAGTTTAGGCGAATTATTTGGCGTCGTGCGTCTGGCGGCCAAAGAAGTGCAAAGCAACTATCAAGACTCATTACTAGGCGCACAAGGTCAACGCTTTGAGGCTCAATTAGATAAAGTGATCAGCACCGATGCTCTGCCATCTTTGCCTTTACTGACTGATTTGTGGCAGGCAATGAGCTATAAAATACGTACTAGCAGTGAGTTAAGTTCGGTGTCGATTTCGTATGTGGAAGGAGATGGCAAAACCTCAACCATGCCCGCTATTCGTCTAGGAGATATCGGTTTAGTGTCCTCAAAAGGGTATTTGAATTGGGATTTCACTCGTCAGCAAGCGTCTAATTATCTCGCGCTGCCTTCTGATGCGCCTAATTTAGAAAGCTTAACTGCAAATTTAAAAGAAGGTAATAAAGCGGTATTACTCGATCCGACTCGCGGGGTATTATTGGCGCAATTTGCCAATCAACCGACTTTAATGCAACGCATTGAGCAAGCTGGAGTGGTGGGAAAAATCATCTTAGCTTTGCTGGCGATTGGTTTGATTATTGCCCTGATCCGCGGCGTGAAACTGATGCAAACCCAGCAACAGATTTCGAAACAATTAAAACACCCCCAAACCCCAACCGATAACCCATTAGGTCGCATTTTAAATGTGTATCAAAAAGAGAAAAAACAGTCGGTAGAATCATTAGAATTACGCTTACTTGAAACTGTGTTAGATGAACAACAAGGGCTCGAACGCGGTTTATCTATGCTGAAATTGTTTGCGGCATTAGCACCGATGTTAGGTCTACTTGGTACCGTTACCGGCATGATCGAAACCTTCCAAGTGATCACTGAGTTTGGCAATAGTGATCCTAAAGTGATGGCGGGGGGGATTTCGATGGCGTTGATCACCACGGTATTAGGTTTGGTGGCGGCAATGCCATTATTACTGGCGCATAACATTTTATCTAATCGTGCGGAAAGCATTCGTAACACCCTAGAAAAACAAGGTGTGAGTTTGGTGGCTGAGCGAGCAGAGAAAGAATCGGATACGCGTAATGAAAATAACCCCGTGCCGGTTGGTGGGTAATGACTTGGCTTGCGAGTATGTTGCCAGATTTATTTTCTTCGCCTTTGTGGGATTTTATGGCGCGCGGCGGACAAGTGTTGTGGTGGCTTGCAGCTGTGGTGTTTGTTTGCTGGCTATTGATCATTGAAAGAATTCTATTTTTGAGTTTTTCCTATCAACACGCCAAAGCCGCTTGGGTTGCTCGTTGGAAATGTCGCTTGGAACATGACTCTTGGTTTGCTTTAGCGCAAAAAGAAGGCATGTTGCAGCAAGCCAATATGATGCTGACTCAACATTTAGACTTGATCAAAGTCTTGGTGAGTTTATGCCCAATGCTCGGGTTACTAGGAACCGTGACCGGAATGATCACCGTGTTCGATTTAATGTCGGTGTCAGGCAGTAGTGATCCCAAATTGATGGCTTCCGGTATTTCAATGGCAACCCTTCCTACTATGGCCGGTATGGTAGCTGCGTTGGCTGGCATGTTTGCCCATTCTCGATTAGTGAAAGTGGCCACGCGGAAAGCTTTACACTTAGAACAACAATTAAGGAGCGGCGAATGAGATTAGTTCGTCCCACAAAAGCAAAAGAAGAAGCACAAGTCGATCTTACCTCGATGCTCGATATCGTATTCATCATGTTGATTTTCTTCATCGTGACCAGCTCGTTTGTGCATGAATCTGGCATGGAAGTGAATCGCCCAGCCGCCTCGCATTCTACCAGCCAAAGCAACAGTGGTATTTTTGTGGCGGTGACGGCTGCCAATGATGTTTACATTGATAAGCGCCGAGTGGATGTCGAACGGGTCCAAGCCACATTAGAAAAACTGATGATGGATGATCCACAAGCCAGCCTTGTGATCCAAGCGGATAAACATGCTTATAACGGCACTGTGGTTGAAGTGATGGACGCGGCCAAAGGGGCTGGCATTAATAAAATCGCCATTGCGACCCAAACCAAGCAGTAAGGTGAATCAAATCGCGATGAATATGTTTAATCCACAGCACGATCAACACCATGCTTTTAAGCGGATGTGTATTGCGTTGCCGTTAGCTTTCATCACCGCTATCGCCTTGTTTTGTTTTATGTCATGGATGGTGGGAAGTGTTAAATCGAATGTTGGCGATGATCAGCCAGCAGTGATGTTTGATATGGTGATGCAAGATAAGGACTCAAGCTCTCAGCGTCGTCAACGTCAACTGCCTGAGCCGCCCAAAGTGCCCGATCAGCCTCAACTACTAGCGCAGCCGCAAGCGTTATCGACACCGTCTAACCCTGCTATGGTCAGTCGTCAGGTTAATGCTCAACAAGCCTCGCTAGATACCAGCTTGGCGCTGTCGGATTTTGGCGTTTCCGTCAATATGCCAACCATAGATAGCACAATGGCAAATGGTCCGAGTGTGGCGGCGGTGACAGGCGAGATAGGGCAGCAACAACAAGCGATGCCGTTATATCGCGCCCAACCGACTTATCCGGCTCGGATGCTGCAACGTCGGGTAGAAGGCTATGTAGTGATGTCATTTACCATTGATGGGCGTGGCAAACCAGAAGATATTCAAGTGATTGAAGCGAAACCGAGTAAAGCATTTGTTCGTTCGGCGGTTCAAGCATTAAGACATTGGAAATATCAACCCAAAATCGAAGGTGGCTCTGCGGTGAAGCAATCTAATCAACAAGTTAAAATTGAGTTTAAGATCAGCCAATGAAGATGCTTACCACAACATTTTGCTCTCTTGTGACCTCAAACACCCTCTTTAAGCGTGGTGTGTCTTTGGCGCTCTGGTGTTTGTTAATGAGTTTTTCTAGCGCAGCCGTCAGTCAAGCGACCAATAAAAGCGTCACACCTTATACAGGCAAAAAATTGGTGCAAGCCAGTCAGTTAGCGCAAGAAGAACACTTATTAAAAGCGATTGAAGTGTTAAACGGTTTTATCCCTAACAATGATTACGATAAAGCATTCGTCAATCGAGTATTAGGCATTTATTACTGGCAAGCCGAGCAACCAAAACAATCGATTAGAGCCTTAACCACATCAACCAATTTGCACGCATTAGAACCTAAAGCGCAATGGCAAACGCAACGTATGCTTGGCGATATTTTATATTCTCAACAAAATTTTGCGGCAGCCGTTTTAGCCTATCAAAAAACCTTAGCGGTAAAATATGACGCCAAAGGTAATGAACGAAAAATGCATGCAAAAGAGGTTAATCAACTTTATTTTCGTATTGCCGCCAGTTATTACCAACAGCAAAACTGGCAACAAGTCAGGCGATATATTGCTTACTACCGCGCGCCAGATGCCAAACAAACACTGCAAGCATTGCGTATGCAAGTAGTGGCGGAGTTACGCCTAAAGCAATGGAAAAACGCAGAGATGACCTTAGCGGATTTGATCCGACTTGAGCCCAATAACAAAGGCTGGTGGCAACAACAGATCTCGGTGCAATTGCAACAAAAGCGAACTCAAGCGGCATTAGAAACTTACGCTCTAGCGAAACAGCAATCGATTATCAGCAAGCAGTCGCTAATAAGTAAGCAAGCACTCACTTTTAACATCAATGATTATAAAACTTTGGCGCAGTTATACGCGCAAAATAAAATCCCAGAGCGCGCAGCACGGATTTTAGATGACATGTTTGCTCAATTTCCAGACAGCAAAACTATCGCCAACCAAAAGCGGCAAGCACAATATTGGCAAATAGCGCGCGAGTGGCCGCAAGCGATCAGCGCTTGGCAAAGCTTGGCACATCGTGATGCTCAATATTATTGGCCACTGACTCAATTGCTTATCCAACAAAAGCACTACGCACAAGCCAATAAAGTCATCGACCAAGCCAAGCCTTATGCTAAATTTAATGAGTTCGCATTGGCAAAAATTCAACTATTGTATCGCTTAGATAAATATAATGACGCATTGGCACAAGCGAAACGTTTGAATGAAAAGCAGCCTTCAGCCTCGGCGCAAACATGGATTGTCTATTTGGAAAATAAACTGCAGTAGTTCTGGGATTTCAAACGAGTTTTTTAAAGTGGATAGCGATACAGTTTACATCTTACATGTCACGTTGTAAGTGTATGATTTTTTGGTCTTTGCGGGGTTGATGTACGATTGGCTATTTTATTGCCGCTTAATAAAGCGTTCTAAATTTTAGAGGTATCTATGGAAACCGTAATCAAAAAAGCGATTGAGTTACGTAAACAAGGTCATTATCAATCATCTCGATTTTTACTGGAAAATTTACTGACGAATGATAATTATGCAGCTAAAGCTCACTTACAAATAGCTTGGTCTTATGATAATGAAGGTAAAGAGCAGGAGGCAATAGATCATTATTTAGCATCCTTGTCCGGAGCTCTTTCTTCTACAGAACGTTTTGATGCGTTATTTGGTTTGGCGAGTACTTATCGAAGTCTTGGTGTGTATGACGAAGCTCTGAGTTACTTTGAGCAAACTTTGGATGAGTATCCAGATTCAATCGAAGTGAAACCTTTTTATGCTATGTGTTTGTATAACACAGGGCAGCACAAAGAGGCGACATCATTGTTACTCGATCTCTTAATTTCAACAACCAATAGCGATGCCATCAAAAAATACCAAGTTGCGATTGAGTTGTATGCAAAAGATTTGGACAAAACGTGGTGAAGCGCGGTAATAGAGCGTTTGAACTATGATCTGACCAATTAAAAAATGACATTATATCCGCGTGATATGTTGCATGGTCTATCCCTGTGAAGGCCGACATTTATGTGAAAACTGCCCAAGAAAAGCAAAACAACAAAACTAAAATAGGGTACTATCGCCAGCCTTTTTGATATTTGGCGAGTGAGGCTTTTGATGTTTATTGGTTTTGATTACGGTACGGCGAACTGCTCCGTTGCAATGATGGAGAGTGATACCCCAACGCTACTGCCTTTAGAAGCAAATAATCATTATATTCCGTCCACATTATGCGCGCCGACGCGTGAGTCGGTCAGTGAATATCTGTATCGCTTTATGCAAGTACAACCTAAAGATGCGCAAGGTGAACAAGCCCTACGCCGCGCGATCAATCTAAACCGCGAAGAAGACATTCAACTGCAACTCGGTGATATGCAGTTTGGTCAGCAAGCGTTAGATACCTACCTAGACGATCCGCAAGAAGTTTATTACGTCAAATCACCTAAATCGTTTTTAGGCGCAAATGGGTTGCAACCGATGCAATTGAGTTTTTTTGAAGATCTGGTTTGCGCCATGATGAAAAACATTAAAACCAAGGCCGAACACACCACTCAACAAGACATTGAACAAGCGGTGATAGGCCGTCCGATCAACTTTCATGGTCGTGGTGGGGAAGAGGCGAACCGTCAAGCGGAAGGTATTTTACGCCATGCTGCGACTCGTGCGGGTTTTAAACAGATTGAATTTCAATTTGAACCCGTGGCGGCAGGGTTGGAATATGAAAGCACACTCAGCGAAAATAAAACCGTTTTAGTGGTCGATATTGGCGGCGGTACCACCGATTGTTCATTAATTGAAATGGGGCCAAGTTTTTCTACCATGTCTGATCGCAGCAGCAGTTTATTAGGCCACAGTGGGCAACGTGTCGGCGGTAATGATCTTGATATTTATCTCGCATTTAAACAGCTTATGCCTTTGTTTGGCCTAGGTTCTAAAATAGGGGGCTCTAAAATAAATGGCTCACGGTCACTCAGCTCGGCCAAAAACAGTGATATTGAAATGCCGATCACTCAATTTTGGAATCCTATCGCGATTAACAATGTGGTGGCGCAAAAAGACTTCTACCAAGCCAGTAACTTTAAAGCGCTAAAGTTACTTCAAAAAGAAGCGCAGAACCCAGAAAAACTGGCACGTTTATTAGCCACCTATCAACATACTTTAGGTTATCAAATCGTGCGTAAAGCCGAAGAAGCCAAAATAGGGTTATCGGAGAGTGACACGCATTCTCTGATTATTCCGGTTGCCAAAGAAATACTGGAGGTTGATATTCACCACGATGAAATGGTTGCGGCGGTGCAAACGCCAACGTTAAAAATGATGGAGTTGGTGACCGAAGTGATGAAGCAAGCGACTAAACAGCCGGATGTGATCTTTATGACGGGCGGCAGTGCTCGTTCACCTTTCTTACGTCAGGCACTCGAAGCACAATTGCCGAATATTCCAATTGTCAGTGGTAATTATTTTGGCTCGGTGACCGCGGGTTTAGCGCGTTGGGCACAAGTGGTTTTTAGTTAGATATCGTGTATAAAAATATAATAAAACGTATTATTTGCAGCGAAATTGATGCCATTCCGCTTGGATTTCATTTATTTTCTGCATTTTATTCGCCTTCATTGTCATAGGTGTCAATGATACTCTTGTCGTTTAGGCACTGTGAGAAATAACTTATGACGAAACGAACCTCTCCATATTGTGAAAAAAATCAGCAGCCCATTTTAGAGCATCTTTTTCAGCATTTTAAAGACGTAAAACATGTACTAGAGATAGGTTCTGGTACGGGGCAGCATGCGGTCTTTTTTGCTAAACAATTACCTCATCTTATTTGGCATACCAGTGATATGACTGAAAATCATGCCAATATTGACGCGTGGCTGGGTGAGTCGGAATTGGACAATGTTGTCTCACCAGTAGCATTTACCCTAGGTCAAGACCCATTTCCAAATGTGGCGGTAGACGCCGTATTTACCGCTAATACCACTCATATTATGCAACCACAAGAAGCGCAACAAATGATGGAATTGGTGGCGGCCAATTTACCGGCTGGTGGGGTGTTTTGTCAGTATGGACCGATGACGGTTAACGGTGAGTTTACCACTGACAGCAATCGAGAATTTGATGCAAATTTAAAGAGCCGAGGCTTGGGTGGTATTCGTGATATTGAACAGTTAAAACAATGGGCGAGCGGCATGGAGTTAATCCACATGCACCCAATGCCAGCCAATAATTTTTTGTTGGTATGGGGTAAATAACCAACGCTTTCCCAATCGTATTTGAAGTGATTGCTTTGTGGTAAATTGCTTTATTTCAAATTGCTTTGTTGCAAATTGTTTGGTCGTAATTAGCTCTTCTGCCCGCGAATAAGCAATAGTAAGAAATAACTGCCGCCCACAATCGATACTACGGTTCCTGCGGCGATTTGCATTGGGAATAAAATGGTTTGGCCGATCCAATCAGACACGAGCATTAATAGGCCTCCTGCCAATCCTGCCACCAACAATTGTGCCCGCGCTTGTTTTGCGCCGAGCATTACCGCCATGTGCGGCGCGAGTAATCCAACAAAGGCTACCGGCCCCATGGTGGTGGTCACTAAGGCGCACAACAAAGCAACACTGC from Vibrio algicola encodes the following:
- a CDS encoding MotA/TolQ/ExbB proton channel family protein, which translates into the protein MCQSIKKNAVIASLILTASMIFSVGVNANTVNANNANANDLSSLSAKAKAEQIVENKHNHQRVVLSAEQRAKLQSQRDQLAKQLAQIEKQNAQLSETFATNEKILAEKSKTLQLATGSLGELFGVVRLAAKEVQSNYQDSLLGAQGQRFEAQLDKVISTDALPSLPLLTDLWQAMSYKIRTSSELSSVSISYVEGDGKTSTMPAIRLGDIGLVSSKGYLNWDFTRQQASNYLALPSDAPNLESLTANLKEGNKAVLLDPTRGVLLAQFANQPTLMQRIEQAGVVGKIILALLAIGLIIALIRGVKLMQTQQQISKQLKHPQTPTDNPLGRILNVYQKEKKQSVESLELRLLETVLDEQQGLERGLSMLKLFAALAPMLGLLGTVTGMIETFQVITEFGNSDPKVMAGGISMALITTVLGLVAAMPLLLAHNILSNRAESIRNTLEKQGVSLVAERAEKESDTRNENNPVPVGG
- a CDS encoding MotA/TolQ/ExbB proton channel family protein, producing MTWLASMLPDLFSSPLWDFMARGGQVLWWLAAVVFVCWLLIIERILFLSFSYQHAKAAWVARWKCRLEHDSWFALAQKEGMLQQANMMLTQHLDLIKVLVSLCPMLGLLGTVTGMITVFDLMSVSGSSDPKLMASGISMATLPTMAGMVAALAGMFAHSRLVKVATRKALHLEQQLRSGE
- a CDS encoding ExbD/TolR family protein, which produces MRLVRPTKAKEEAQVDLTSMLDIVFIMLIFFIVTSSFVHESGMEVNRPAASHSTSQSNSGIFVAVTAANDVYIDKRRVDVERVQATLEKLMMDDPQASLVIQADKHAYNGTVVEVMDAAKGAGINKIAIATQTKQ
- a CDS encoding energy transducer TonB — translated: MNMFNPQHDQHHAFKRMCIALPLAFITAIALFCFMSWMVGSVKSNVGDDQPAVMFDMVMQDKDSSSQRRQRQLPEPPKVPDQPQLLAQPQALSTPSNPAMVSRQVNAQQASLDTSLALSDFGVSVNMPTIDSTMANGPSVAAVTGEIGQQQQAMPLYRAQPTYPARMLQRRVEGYVVMSFTIDGRGKPEDIQVIEAKPSKAFVRSAVQALRHWKYQPKIEGGSAVKQSNQQVKIEFKISQ
- a CDS encoding tetratricopeptide repeat protein, with protein sequence MSFSSAAVSQATNKSVTPYTGKKLVQASQLAQEEHLLKAIEVLNGFIPNNDYDKAFVNRVLGIYYWQAEQPKQSIRALTTSTNLHALEPKAQWQTQRMLGDILYSQQNFAAAVLAYQKTLAVKYDAKGNERKMHAKEVNQLYFRIAASYYQQQNWQQVRRYIAYYRAPDAKQTLQALRMQVVAELRLKQWKNAEMTLADLIRLEPNNKGWWQQQISVQLQQKRTQAALETYALAKQQSIISKQSLISKQALTFNINDYKTLAQLYAQNKIPERAARILDDMFAQFPDSKTIANQKRQAQYWQIAREWPQAISAWQSLAHRDAQYYWPLTQLLIQQKHYAQANKVIDQAKPYAKFNEFALAKIQLLYRLDKYNDALAQAKRLNEKQPSASAQTWIVYLENKLQ
- a CDS encoding tetratricopeptide repeat protein; translation: METVIKKAIELRKQGHYQSSRFLLENLLTNDNYAAKAHLQIAWSYDNEGKEQEAIDHYLASLSGALSSTERFDALFGLASTYRSLGVYDEALSYFEQTLDEYPDSIEVKPFYAMCLYNTGQHKEATSLLLDLLISTTNSDAIKKYQVAIELYAKDLDKTW
- a CDS encoding (2Fe-2S)-binding protein, with protein sequence MICCMVYPCEGRHLCENCPRKAKQQN
- the yegD gene encoding molecular chaperone, with product MFIGFDYGTANCSVAMMESDTPTLLPLEANNHYIPSTLCAPTRESVSEYLYRFMQVQPKDAQGEQALRRAINLNREEDIQLQLGDMQFGQQALDTYLDDPQEVYYVKSPKSFLGANGLQPMQLSFFEDLVCAMMKNIKTKAEHTTQQDIEQAVIGRPINFHGRGGEEANRQAEGILRHAATRAGFKQIEFQFEPVAAGLEYESTLSENKTVLVVDIGGGTTDCSLIEMGPSFSTMSDRSSSLLGHSGQRVGGNDLDIYLAFKQLMPLFGLGSKIGGSKINGSRSLSSAKNSDIEMPITQFWNPIAINNVVAQKDFYQASNFKALKLLQKEAQNPEKLARLLATYQHTLGYQIVRKAEEAKIGLSESDTHSLIIPVAKEILEVDIHHDEMVAAVQTPTLKMMELVTEVMKQATKQPDVIFMTGGSARSPFLRQALEAQLPNIPIVSGNYFGSVTAGLARWAQVVFS
- a CDS encoding DUF938 domain-containing protein is translated as MTKRTSPYCEKNQQPILEHLFQHFKDVKHVLEIGSGTGQHAVFFAKQLPHLIWHTSDMTENHANIDAWLGESELDNVVSPVAFTLGQDPFPNVAVDAVFTANTTHIMQPQEAQQMMELVAANLPAGGVFCQYGPMTVNGEFTTDSNREFDANLKSRGLGGIRDIEQLKQWASGMELIHMHPMPANNFLLVWGK